One region of Ahniella affigens genomic DNA includes:
- the rlmN gene encoding 23S rRNA (adenine(2503)-C(2))-methyltransferase RlmN — protein MTESAPAKKVNLLDLSRREMEAFFLSIGEKRFRAEQIMKWLYHRQVADFDGMTDLGKKLRTLLDEKCEIRVPTIMHEQQSADGTCKWVLGLSGGNAVETVYIPEPNRGTLCVSSQVGCGLNCRFCSTATQGFNRNLSTWEIIGQVWVAAKQLNHQQNGMRRITNVVMMGMGEPLLNFDNVCSAMDLMRDDLGFGLANKRVTLSTAGLVPMIDALSERCDVSLAVSLHAPIDEMRDHLVPLNKKYPIELLMAACQRYQAKRPRSSITFEYTMMKGVNDTPELAKKLVKLLRKVPSKLNLIPFNPFPGTEYERSDPEVIARFQKIVYDGGIMTTVRRTRGDDIDAACGQLVGKVMDRTRRRREHEAKLKEQADAA, from the coding sequence ATGACCGAATCCGCCCCTGCCAAGAAAGTCAATTTGCTTGATCTCAGCCGTCGCGAGATGGAAGCGTTTTTCCTGTCGATCGGAGAAAAGCGGTTCCGCGCCGAGCAGATCATGAAGTGGCTGTATCACCGGCAGGTGGCGGATTTCGACGGCATGACCGACCTCGGCAAGAAGCTCCGAACGCTGCTGGATGAGAAGTGTGAAATCCGCGTACCCACGATCATGCACGAGCAACAGAGTGCTGACGGCACATGCAAATGGGTACTCGGCCTGTCGGGCGGCAATGCCGTCGAGACGGTGTACATTCCCGAACCCAATCGCGGCACGTTGTGCGTGTCGTCGCAAGTTGGTTGTGGGTTGAATTGCCGCTTCTGCTCCACGGCCACACAAGGCTTCAATCGCAACCTGAGCACCTGGGAAATCATTGGCCAGGTCTGGGTTGCCGCCAAACAACTGAATCACCAACAAAACGGCATGCGCCGAATCACCAACGTGGTGATGATGGGCATGGGTGAACCGCTGCTCAATTTCGACAACGTCTGCAGCGCAATGGATTTGATGCGCGACGACCTGGGCTTCGGCCTGGCCAACAAGCGCGTCACACTCTCCACAGCAGGCCTGGTGCCGATGATTGATGCGCTGTCCGAGCGTTGCGACGTCAGCTTGGCCGTGTCGCTGCACGCGCCTATCGACGAAATGCGCGACCACCTCGTACCGCTGAACAAGAAGTACCCCATCGAGCTGCTGATGGCCGCCTGCCAGCGCTACCAGGCAAAGCGCCCGCGCTCGTCGATCACCTTCGAATACACCATGATGAAGGGTGTGAACGACACCCCGGAATTGGCCAAGAAACTGGTCAAACTGCTGCGCAAAGTCCCATCGAAGCTCAATCTGATTCCGTTCAATCCGTTTCCGGGCACCGAGTACGAACGCTCCGATCCGGAAGTGATTGCCCGGTTCCAGAAAATCGTCTATGACGGCGGCATCATGACCACGGTCCGGCGCACGCGCGGTGACGACATTGATGCAGCTTGCGGTCAGCTGGTCGGCAAGGTCATGGATCGCACCCGCCGGCGTCGTGAGCACGAAGCCAAGTTGAAGGAGCAAGCTGATGCTGCTTAA
- the pilW gene encoding type IV pilus biogenesis/stability protein PilW produces MLLNRIAAVVLCLHLLACGGKQDFSRQETRYNEPVERRPDAKQAAKTLTSLGQAYLSKGQLDLAMDKLQRSLKLDPKYPDTHTVIAIVYEQIGKMAEAETHYRQAYKLSPNAGLSANNLGRFLCSQQRYADAEKLFVKAIEDPFYKTPETARVNRAVCARKSGNIAVATEQFREVLAEKPEDPIALWSMAELSLTAGDYMRARAFYERWLGGNEQNPESLDLGMRIESKLGNDTQVTQYRKLLIERFPDSAQATGQRLEPSP; encoded by the coding sequence ATGCTGCTTAATCGAATCGCTGCTGTCGTGCTCTGCCTTCATCTCTTGGCATGCGGCGGCAAGCAGGATTTCTCACGTCAGGAAACGCGTTACAACGAACCCGTTGAACGCCGTCCGGACGCAAAGCAGGCAGCCAAGACACTCACGTCCCTGGGCCAGGCCTACCTGAGCAAGGGCCAGCTGGATTTGGCCATGGACAAGTTGCAGCGCTCACTGAAACTGGACCCGAAATACCCCGATACGCACACCGTCATTGCCATTGTCTACGAGCAGATCGGCAAGATGGCAGAAGCCGAAACGCATTACCGGCAAGCCTACAAACTGAGCCCGAACGCAGGCTTGAGCGCAAACAATCTGGGGCGCTTCCTGTGCAGCCAGCAACGCTATGCCGATGCCGAAAAATTGTTCGTCAAGGCCATTGAAGACCCTTTCTACAAGACCCCCGAAACGGCCCGCGTCAACCGCGCCGTCTGTGCGCGTAAGTCAGGCAATATTGCGGTTGCAACCGAACAGTTCCGCGAAGTGTTGGCAGAAAAGCCAGAAGACCCCATTGCGCTTTGGTCAATGGCTGAGCTGAGCCTGACGGCTGGCGACTACATGCGGGCCCGCGCGTTCTATGAGCGCTGGCTCGGCGGCAATGAGCAGAACCCTGAATCCCTGGACTTGGGCATGCGGATCGAGTCCAAACTCGGCAACGACACCCAGGTCACCCAATACCGAAAACTACTCATCGAGCGCTTTCCCGATTCGGCGCAAGCCACCGGACAGCGCCTGGAGCCATCGCCATGA
- a CDS encoding helix-turn-helix domain-containing protein: MSRRKHRRNPRPSDAAGSNPQQTALIATTEPLAAEAAQTADQAAVEHEPESESELDTLPRQPEAAPVIGILAAEPALLIPPSTPSTMTITVDEPTLGARLKRGREAKSWSREDMAQRLRLPVSRIQEIEQDRFDQLGVVVYARSYLLRFAKLVDVPEILVRKQFPEVEAPAVVSRAASEPQANRRVQKWGRLASMVGLTAVLALSVFSFSRWQMPTTVQVRSLESPELPAAPAEAPVATPASAPNPAPTFAASFEANQPAGDPTTAERRDPTMAVQPAAAQPMAVQPAAAQPAPETLMASMTPMPPSRPTLAPGDHEITLTATDDSWMEVVEVGGRRIDQGLLRAGDSRRYVTRVPVRVRIGNSGGVQLKADGSLIDLVPLARRNVANLELFGASEKPPTQVESDASVESL, translated from the coding sequence ATGAGTCGACGCAAACATCGCCGGAATCCTCGTCCATCGGATGCGGCCGGTTCAAACCCGCAGCAGACCGCGCTGATCGCGACCACCGAGCCGCTTGCAGCCGAGGCCGCTCAGACTGCCGACCAAGCCGCAGTCGAGCACGAACCCGAATCCGAATCCGAATTGGATACGCTGCCCCGACAACCAGAGGCGGCGCCAGTCATTGGCATTCTGGCGGCTGAGCCAGCGCTGCTGATCCCGCCGTCGACGCCATCAACCATGACGATCACAGTGGACGAACCCACATTGGGTGCGCGCCTGAAACGTGGACGCGAAGCGAAGTCCTGGAGCCGGGAAGATATGGCGCAGCGTTTGCGTCTACCCGTGTCCCGGATTCAGGAGATTGAGCAGGATCGTTTCGACCAACTGGGCGTTGTCGTTTATGCGCGCAGCTATTTGCTTCGGTTTGCGAAGCTGGTGGATGTCCCGGAGATTCTGGTCCGGAAGCAATTTCCCGAAGTCGAAGCGCCCGCAGTGGTGTCGCGTGCGGCCTCCGAACCGCAGGCCAATCGCCGCGTCCAAAAGTGGGGCCGACTTGCGAGCATGGTTGGTTTGACCGCCGTGTTGGCCCTGTCGGTGTTCAGCTTTTCGCGCTGGCAGATGCCCACCACGGTGCAGGTACGCAGCCTGGAAAGTCCGGAACTGCCAGCCGCGCCAGCCGAAGCGCCGGTTGCGACCCCCGCGTCAGCGCCAAATCCAGCACCGACTTTTGCCGCCAGCTTTGAAGCGAACCAGCCCGCCGGTGACCCGACAACCGCTGAGCGCCGCGACCCGACAATGGCTGTCCAACCCGCGGCCGCCCAACCCATGGCAGTTCAACCCGCGGCTGCCCAGCCCGCACCGGAAACACTGATGGCGTCGATGACCCCGATGCCTCCAAGCCGCCCGACCCTGGCGCCGGGTGACCATGAGATCACGTTGACCGCCACCGACGACTCCTGGATGGAGGTTGTCGAAGTAGGTGGCCGCCGGATCGACCAAGGCCTGCTTCGTGCCGGTGATTCCCGCCGCTATGTCACGCGCGTGCCCGTGCGCGTCCGCATTGGCAATTCAGGTGGCGTTCAACTGAAAGCGGACGGCAGCCTGATTGACCTGGTGCCCCTGGCCCGCCGCAACGTCGCCAACCTGGAGCTGTTCGGGGCCAGCGAAAAACCGCCAACCCAAGTAGAATCGGACGCTTCGGTCGAATCGCTTTGA
- a CDS encoding YfgM family protein, which yields MSDVLDEHEQGEKVRKWLHENGSSILIGLALGAAAILGVGKYQEMRGARYAEASDKYVALTEAIEKKDDAAIKALSDSMRTTYAKSPYSVLAAIDESARLTADGKLDDAAKALAFARDNSGTMPELGQLAAIRLARLQLAQDKPDDALKSIAGVTNKGYQALAAEIRGDALFAQKKYKEAQAAYDDSLTHFDATSPRRTIVEMKRDDLATIAEGT from the coding sequence ATGTCAGACGTATTGGACGAACACGAGCAAGGCGAAAAAGTTCGCAAGTGGCTGCACGAGAATGGCAGCTCGATTCTCATTGGCTTGGCCCTCGGCGCAGCCGCGATTCTGGGTGTCGGCAAATATCAGGAAATGCGTGGCGCACGGTATGCCGAGGCCAGCGACAAATACGTCGCCTTGACCGAAGCCATCGAGAAAAAGGACGACGCGGCGATCAAGGCGCTGAGTGACTCGATGCGGACCACGTACGCAAAGTCGCCGTATTCGGTGTTGGCCGCCATCGACGAAAGTGCCCGTCTGACCGCAGACGGCAAGCTCGACGATGCCGCCAAGGCACTGGCGTTTGCGCGCGACAACTCGGGCACCATGCCCGAACTCGGCCAACTCGCGGCAATTCGCCTGGCGCGTCTGCAACTGGCGCAGGACAAGCCCGACGACGCACTGAAGAGCATTGCCGGAGTGACCAACAAGGGCTACCAGGCACTGGCTGCAGAGATTCGCGGCGATGCCTTGTTTGCCCAGAAGAAGTACAAAGAAGCCCAGGCCGCCTATGACGACAGCCTGACGCACTTCGATGCCACCTCGCCGCGCCGCACGATTGTGGAAATGAAACGCGACGATCTGGCCACTATCGCCGAAGGAACCTGA
- the bamB gene encoding outer membrane protein assembly factor BamB: MRKLLLLSLIALTMSACTTWKKKENIDPPNELVEFTDAQLLKKLWSTDLGDGSGKTGAAARPYIVADRLYATDVDNGLYALDASTGNKLFQVQLEDDAFAAGPVADSERVLAGTLNGKVLAYDAGSASELWQAKVSSEVLAAPVIAGDIAVVRCNDGRIFGLDLNNGSRKWVFDRGLPLLSVRGYVQPLLIGDILFVGYETGKVVALRVSDGSLLWEQAVGLAEGRTELQRMTDVDGELVVDGDRLYAVNYRGQVVALSPQTGRPIWNRDLSSYTGVSKGGDQLYVADDNSTLWALDANDGSSTWQEDAYENRWLTTPVVAGDYLLSGDIEGYLHVFARTDGSTKSRVEIADESPIRASPLIDGNRVYVQTSTGELAAYELNSP, translated from the coding sequence ATGCGCAAACTGCTGCTGCTGTCCCTGATCGCCCTGACGATGAGCGCCTGTACCACCTGGAAGAAGAAGGAGAACATCGATCCGCCTAACGAGCTGGTCGAGTTCACGGACGCTCAATTGTTGAAGAAGCTCTGGTCCACCGACCTGGGTGATGGCAGCGGCAAAACCGGTGCAGCGGCGCGTCCCTACATCGTCGCCGATCGGTTGTATGCCACGGATGTCGACAACGGTTTGTACGCACTCGACGCGAGCACCGGCAACAAGCTGTTTCAGGTCCAGCTTGAAGACGACGCCTTCGCGGCCGGCCCGGTCGCCGACTCCGAACGCGTCCTGGCTGGGACATTGAACGGCAAGGTACTGGCCTATGATGCCGGCTCGGCTTCCGAGCTGTGGCAAGCCAAGGTTTCATCCGAGGTGCTTGCTGCGCCGGTTATTGCCGGGGACATTGCGGTCGTACGCTGCAACGACGGCCGCATCTTTGGGCTTGATCTGAACAATGGCAGCCGCAAGTGGGTGTTCGACCGCGGCCTGCCGCTGCTCAGCGTGCGCGGCTACGTGCAACCCTTGTTGATTGGCGACATTCTGTTCGTAGGCTACGAAACCGGCAAGGTCGTGGCACTTCGCGTCAGCGATGGCAGCCTGCTCTGGGAGCAAGCGGTCGGTCTGGCCGAAGGCCGCACCGAATTGCAGCGCATGACCGACGTGGACGGCGAACTGGTGGTTGATGGCGATCGTCTGTACGCAGTGAACTACCGCGGGCAGGTCGTCGCCTTGTCTCCCCAGACCGGCCGCCCCATCTGGAATCGCGATCTCTCGTCTTATACGGGTGTGTCGAAAGGCGGCGATCAGCTGTATGTCGCCGATGACAATTCCACACTTTGGGCGCTTGATGCGAACGATGGCAGCTCGACGTGGCAAGAAGATGCTTACGAAAACCGTTGGCTGACCACACCAGTCGTCGCCGGGGACTATCTGCTCAGCGGCGATATCGAGGGTTACCTCCATGTTTTCGCACGCACTGACGGCAGCACCAAGAGCCGTGTCGAAATTGCCGATGAGTCGCCGATTCGGGCATCGCCCCTGATCGACGGCAACCGCGTCTACGTGCAAACCAGTACTGGCGAGCTCGCAGCGTACGAACTGAATTCGCCTTGA
- the der gene encoding ribosome biogenesis GTPase Der, with amino-acid sequence MLPVVALVGRPNVGKSTLFNVLTSSRDALVADRPGVTRDRQYGVCRNVDRPYVVVDTGGLTDSRDFLARATVKQAVSAIDEAQLVLFIVDAKEGLLVDDHDVLQQIRRSGKPCILVLNKIDASTEAAAGAEFAALGMSAVLAVSAAHKRGIDALQAEIRSRLPEPEGSDQDAGIQDLKKHPGIRLAIIGRPNVGKSTLVNRLLGEDRVIASEVPGTTRDAIAIPLHRDGQDWVLIDTAGVRRKSKVEDVVEKFSVIKTLQTLDQCDVAILMLDAQEGVTEQDASVLGYALDAGRALVIALNKWDGLSPYQRERSQSELDRRLDFVPWAERITISAKHGSGLGELTDAAIAAYRSANTEIPSSELTRGLEAALTAYQPPLVGGRAPKMRYAHLGGTKPPRIVIHGSRLNHVADSYVRYLENFFRKRYKMVGTPVAIELRNGDNPFAGRKNELTEKQAHRRRRMIQHHKRGK; translated from the coding sequence ATGCTTCCCGTTGTGGCCTTGGTCGGCCGCCCAAATGTCGGCAAATCGACTCTGTTCAATGTTTTGACGTCAAGTCGGGACGCGCTTGTGGCCGATCGGCCCGGTGTGACCCGAGATCGCCAGTATGGCGTCTGCCGGAATGTCGACCGCCCCTATGTGGTGGTCGATACCGGCGGTCTGACCGACAGCCGCGATTTCCTTGCCCGAGCGACCGTCAAGCAGGCGGTCTCAGCGATCGACGAGGCCCAACTCGTGTTGTTTATCGTCGACGCCAAAGAAGGACTCCTGGTTGATGACCATGACGTCCTGCAGCAGATTCGTCGATCCGGCAAGCCCTGCATTCTGGTGCTGAACAAGATCGATGCGAGCACCGAAGCCGCTGCGGGCGCCGAATTCGCAGCGCTCGGCATGTCGGCTGTGCTGGCGGTTTCGGCTGCGCATAAACGCGGCATCGACGCCTTGCAGGCGGAAATCCGTTCGCGCTTGCCCGAACCCGAGGGTTCTGATCAGGACGCCGGAATTCAGGATCTGAAAAAGCACCCTGGCATTCGTCTGGCCATTATTGGTCGGCCGAATGTCGGCAAGAGCACCCTCGTCAATCGCCTGCTCGGCGAGGACCGGGTGATCGCCTCCGAAGTGCCTGGCACGACGCGCGATGCAATTGCCATCCCGCTGCACCGCGATGGCCAGGATTGGGTATTGATCGACACTGCGGGCGTTCGGCGCAAGTCGAAGGTCGAGGATGTCGTCGAGAAGTTCAGTGTCATCAAAACCCTGCAGACACTGGACCAGTGTGACGTCGCGATCCTGATGCTTGATGCGCAGGAAGGCGTCACGGAGCAGGATGCGTCCGTGCTTGGCTATGCGCTTGACGCCGGCCGCGCTCTGGTCATCGCTTTGAACAAATGGGACGGACTGAGCCCGTATCAGCGCGAGCGGTCGCAGAGTGAGCTAGATCGGCGCCTGGACTTTGTGCCCTGGGCCGAGCGCATCACGATTTCGGCCAAGCATGGCTCCGGGCTCGGCGAGCTCACCGATGCCGCAATTGCCGCGTACCGTTCGGCCAATACCGAGATCCCCTCGAGTGAATTGACCCGCGGCCTGGAAGCCGCCCTGACGGCGTATCAGCCGCCGTTGGTCGGCGGTCGTGCCCCAAAGATGCGCTACGCCCATTTGGGTGGCACCAAGCCGCCGCGCATTGTCATCCACGGCAGCCGCCTCAACCATGTCGCTGATTCGTACGTACGCTATCTGGAGAACTTCTTCCGCAAGCGCTACAAGATGGTGGGCACCCCGGTCGCGATTGAGCTGCGCAATGGTGACAACCCGTTCGCCGGTCGCAAGAATGAGCTGACGGAGAAACAGGCGCACCGCCGTCGCCGCATGATCCAACACCACAAACGCGGCAAGTAG
- a CDS encoding serine/threonine protein kinase, whose product MKPSVLVLFREALDRPVAERAAFLAQAGADAAEVALVRDLLSALTASTLKTDTDAAPLAMRRAGSEGEQIGPFTLRAPLGTGGMGTVWLAERTDEFSQRVAIKWLYASTSAQARARFARERDVLARLEHPAIARIVDGGEDQGVPWYAMEFVDGETLLTYADGARMDLRGRLQLFLQLADAVQFAHQNFIVHRDLKPSNVLVNQQGVLKLLDFGIAKLLDGSEHLTELQSPMTVAYAAPEQIRGEAITAATDVYGLGLLLFELLTGQRPYRAHSSAEMLQRITATDVPVPSRLALSDSARPPVDRRQLRGDLDVIVLKALHREPSRRYESARALADDLRRYLAHQPIHARADSVYYRAGKFLRRNAAASGVIGALAIGLLGSAGWAFQKQQEALQNAQSARASSDFLLNRLTAASPWKDGATWTVRDLLKDTAQKVGPELADQPEARISLYRTLRDALAVERPSVDALFPAEQLVKELRNRDDFQGESEALYELLRVQMHQIERLDMAEPTLLLLESRIPELDPALARKVYRSRAYFENYRGVPKAALRAWMQLLPPELQHDYRFDPNATEFNAAQDAAAVSALIDLHRQNADLRNVIELLELLEWKGRFGARDDLPQQIGIVQSLVGSVSDLLPPDQGLALAEYLAAFGAKQFGAGSAMHEYIAMNRLLPLVRAGRFAECERIISEFQRESSEFPEESQLSIRRGYTGLALVAFNEGRPDKVQKALAQLDAFVKSVPGASEVDANRIEVTWLDAWARWRLGEPEGERNFLSVMQQSKELGADYLEGIGYYELARKAFEQGDVEKATSLVNTVDPDGTFVVLNPNHPLTELRKSLGLAESSQYSDRIEALHQATRWLIDTMSQQAPEAPRSTATQSSEH is encoded by the coding sequence ATGAAACCCTCGGTGCTCGTGTTGTTTCGGGAGGCATTGGATCGGCCGGTCGCAGAGCGCGCAGCGTTTCTCGCTCAGGCTGGCGCCGATGCCGCAGAGGTCGCGCTGGTTCGGGATTTGCTGTCCGCCTTGACCGCATCGACACTGAAGACCGACACAGATGCGGCGCCGCTCGCCATGCGTCGAGCCGGCAGCGAGGGTGAGCAGATTGGTCCGTTCACGCTCCGCGCACCACTTGGAACGGGCGGCATGGGCACCGTTTGGCTCGCCGAGCGCACGGATGAATTCTCGCAACGGGTGGCAATCAAATGGCTATATGCCTCAACCAGCGCCCAGGCGCGTGCACGCTTCGCACGGGAGCGCGACGTGCTGGCTCGCTTGGAGCACCCCGCCATTGCCCGGATCGTGGACGGTGGTGAGGATCAGGGCGTGCCGTGGTATGCGATGGAGTTTGTCGATGGCGAGACGCTATTGACCTACGCTGATGGCGCCCGCATGGACTTGCGTGGGCGGTTGCAGCTTTTCTTGCAACTCGCTGACGCGGTGCAGTTTGCGCACCAGAATTTCATCGTGCATCGCGACTTAAAGCCGAGCAATGTCCTGGTCAATCAACAAGGCGTTTTGAAGCTGCTCGATTTTGGTATCGCAAAGCTCTTGGATGGCTCTGAACATTTGACCGAGCTGCAATCGCCCATGACCGTGGCCTACGCCGCGCCGGAGCAGATTCGTGGTGAGGCGATTACTGCTGCCACGGATGTCTATGGCCTGGGCTTACTGTTGTTCGAACTATTGACGGGGCAGCGCCCGTATCGGGCCCACAGCTCGGCCGAAATGCTGCAGCGAATTACGGCGACTGATGTGCCAGTGCCGAGCCGTCTGGCACTGTCTGATAGTGCTCGGCCGCCGGTGGATCGTCGCCAGCTAAGGGGCGACTTGGACGTGATTGTGTTGAAGGCCTTGCACCGTGAACCTAGTCGCCGCTACGAATCAGCGCGCGCGTTGGCCGATGATCTCCGTCGCTACCTCGCGCACCAGCCAATCCACGCGCGTGCCGATAGCGTCTATTACCGCGCTGGCAAGTTCTTGCGCCGCAATGCCGCTGCGAGTGGGGTCATTGGCGCGCTCGCAATCGGTCTGCTGGGCAGTGCCGGCTGGGCGTTTCAGAAGCAGCAAGAAGCGTTGCAGAATGCGCAATCAGCGCGCGCGAGCAGTGACTTCTTGTTGAATCGATTGACCGCAGCGAGTCCCTGGAAGGATGGGGCAACCTGGACCGTTCGAGACTTGCTCAAAGACACGGCTCAGAAAGTCGGCCCAGAACTCGCCGATCAGCCGGAGGCCCGGATCAGCCTCTATCGAACCCTTCGGGATGCATTGGCCGTTGAGCGGCCCTCGGTGGACGCGCTGTTTCCTGCGGAGCAACTGGTGAAGGAGCTTCGGAACCGCGACGACTTTCAGGGCGAGAGCGAAGCGTTGTACGAACTTCTGCGCGTGCAGATGCATCAGATTGAGCGGCTCGATATGGCCGAGCCGACGCTGCTGCTGCTGGAGTCGCGGATTCCCGAGCTCGACCCCGCGCTCGCACGAAAGGTGTATCGAAGTCGGGCGTACTTTGAGAACTATCGAGGTGTTCCCAAAGCCGCGCTTCGCGCCTGGATGCAACTGTTGCCGCCGGAACTTCAACACGACTATCGATTCGATCCCAACGCGACCGAGTTCAATGCGGCGCAGGACGCTGCGGCAGTGAGTGCGCTCATCGATCTGCACCGGCAAAACGCGGACTTGCGGAATGTGATTGAGTTGCTGGAGCTCTTGGAATGGAAGGGCAGGTTTGGGGCCAGAGACGATTTGCCGCAGCAAATCGGTATTGTCCAGTCCTTGGTTGGATCGGTATCGGACCTACTCCCGCCGGATCAGGGCTTGGCGTTAGCCGAGTACTTGGCTGCATTTGGCGCCAAGCAATTCGGAGCGGGCTCGGCCATGCACGAATACATTGCCATGAATCGCTTGTTGCCGCTCGTTCGGGCAGGACGGTTTGCTGAGTGCGAGCGGATCATTAGCGAATTCCAACGGGAGAGCAGCGAGTTTCCTGAAGAATCGCAACTGAGTATTCGGAGGGGATATACGGGCCTGGCACTAGTCGCGTTCAATGAAGGCCGACCGGACAAAGTCCAGAAGGCTCTGGCGCAATTGGATGCGTTCGTAAAGAGCGTGCCTGGTGCCTCCGAAGTAGATGCCAACAGGATCGAAGTGACTTGGCTGGACGCGTGGGCGCGCTGGCGTCTTGGCGAGCCCGAAGGGGAGCGCAATTTCTTGTCAGTCATGCAGCAGTCCAAGGAACTCGGCGCAGACTACTTGGAGGGTATTGGCTACTACGAGTTGGCTCGAAAGGCCTTCGAACAGGGCGATGTTGAGAAAGCGACCTCTTTGGTCAATACAGTCGACCCAGATGGCACATTCGTGGTGTTGAATCCGAATCACCCGCTAACAGAACTCCGTAAGTCGCTCGGACTCGCCGAATCGTCGCAGTACAGTGACCGGATCGAGGCGTTGCATCAGGCGACTCGTTGGTTGATCGACACGATGTCCCAACAAGCCCCTGAGGCACCGAGAAGCACTGCAACACAGTCATCAGAGCATTGA
- a CDS encoding alpha/beta hydrolase has product MKRAVGWFVLAIGGFYLSYVLLLYVSQEQRIYQAQPGLAVAAPALVFDRPGARVRVSYEAHDGADAVVYFGGNAEDTSRVLPDLRAAFPGRSIYVMHYRGYQGSTGKPSEAALVSDAFALFDDVATKARNVRVIGRSLGTGIAVQVAAARPIEALVLITPYEDFKRVVQDMNPLVPVGLLLRDRYESAKYAPLVKAPVILIAGAIDQLIPVVHAEDLAQRFPQGHAVLHVAASRGHNDVQLDPQFWNWVATAASDIKAQGHPASGTP; this is encoded by the coding sequence ATGAAGCGAGCGGTTGGCTGGTTCGTGCTGGCAATTGGTGGCTTCTATTTGAGCTACGTGCTGCTGCTTTATGTGTCGCAGGAGCAGCGCATCTATCAGGCTCAGCCCGGGCTCGCGGTCGCGGCCCCGGCGCTGGTGTTCGATCGGCCGGGCGCGCGTGTCCGGGTGTCATATGAGGCGCACGACGGTGCCGATGCGGTGGTCTATTTCGGTGGCAATGCGGAGGACACGAGCCGGGTTTTGCCCGATCTTCGTGCCGCATTTCCAGGACGAAGCATCTATGTGATGCACTACCGTGGCTATCAGGGCAGTACGGGCAAGCCGTCGGAAGCGGCGTTGGTCAGCGATGCGTTCGCTCTGTTTGATGATGTCGCGACAAAAGCGCGCAATGTTCGAGTGATCGGTCGAAGTCTGGGCACCGGTATTGCGGTCCAGGTTGCGGCGGCGCGGCCCATTGAGGCGCTGGTGCTGATCACCCCCTATGAGGACTTCAAGCGCGTCGTGCAGGACATGAATCCGCTGGTGCCGGTCGGTTTGCTTCTTCGCGATCGCTACGAGTCGGCCAAGTACGCCCCGTTGGTCAAAGCCCCGGTCATTTTGATTGCTGGGGCGATCGATCAGCTGATTCCCGTCGTCCATGCAGAGGACTTGGCCCAACGATTCCCGCAAGGGCACGCGGTGCTCCATGTTGCAGCGTCGCGTGGCCACAACGACGTGCAGCTCGATCCGCAATTCTGGAACTGGGTGGCCACCGCAGCGTCCGACATCAAGGCCCAAGGCCACCCAGCATCAGGTACACCGTAA
- a CDS encoding rhodanese-like domain-containing protein, producing MLQKVRALIGRPAAMSPARAREKIAAGMLVVDVRDADEFAHGHIAGAIHIPLRQIESDGAETIAPLASVSDRREVILFVCRSGARSEAACNALRSQLGRRAQFLEGGLMAWVGAGIPLSRELTHSYS from the coding sequence ATGCTACAAAAGGTTCGTGCCCTGATCGGGCGCCCTGCGGCGATGTCACCCGCCCGGGCGCGCGAGAAAATTGCCGCAGGCATGCTCGTCGTCGACGTGCGCGATGCCGACGAGTTTGCGCATGGCCATATTGCCGGCGCCATTCACATCCCGCTGCGGCAGATCGAATCCGATGGCGCTGAAACCATTGCGCCGCTTGCCTCGGTTAGTGACCGCCGAGAAGTGATTCTGTTCGTGTGCCGGAGCGGTGCGCGCTCTGAAGCCGCGTGCAATGCGTTGCGCAGCCAGCTGGGCCGCCGGGCGCAATTCCTGGAAGGCGGCTTGATGGCCTGGGTGGGCGCCGGGATCCCGCTGAGCCGAGAACTCACGCACTCCTATTCGTAA